One stretch of Nicotiana tabacum cultivar K326 chromosome 18, ASM71507v2, whole genome shotgun sequence DNA includes these proteins:
- the LOC107777048 gene encoding uncharacterized protein LOC107777048, whose protein sequence is MSPILTSQGMVLATAMAVSGTMILFAALKLQKSADQFSFNPILHHPRSCISTDGKKKEKKKKRVKFAEDVVEPSGNSEEYRKLHCNNNFSHGNGHEVASSSSNSDSNALKKSGKVQEMPANRAALYNSMLKGRVINRVTYSY, encoded by the exons ATGTCTCCTATTTTGACTTCTCAAGGTATGGTATTAGCTACAGCCATGGCAGTTTCTGGGACAATGATCCTTTTTGCTGCTCTTAAACTTCAAAAATCTGCAGATCAATTCTCCTTCAATCCAATTCTCCATCATCCTCGATCTTGTATCTCCACAG atgggaagaaaaaggagaaaaagaagaagagagtgaAATTTGCAGAAGATGTGGTGGAGCCAAGTGGGAATAGTGAAGAATACAGAAAACTTCattgtaataataattttagcCATGGAAATGGACATgaagttgcttcatcttcttctaaTTCGGATTCAAATGCATTAAAGAAGAGTGGGAAAGTGCAAGAAATGCCAGCTAATAGGGCCGCCCTCTACAATTCTATGCTCAAAGGTCGGGTCATCAACCGGGTCACTTATTCCTATTGA